DNA sequence from the Methanococcus maripaludis genome:
AAACATCTCTTAACGGAATATTTAGTTTTTTTGCAATTTTTTTCAGATCTTCAAATTCAGGTTTTATATTTACGATTTCTCCATTTAAATTAGATATTTTCACATCAAATTCAAAATTAATGCCATTTATATCAAGATTTAATTTTTCCATTCTTCTTTTAGCCCTTATTTTATCGTAATGATTAATTCTAACTCCCAAAGTTCCTGTTTCTTCAATTAAAATTTTTGCAAATTTTTCATGAACGTGATAAGGACATATTACAGAAATCATGCTTGATGGCCGATTTTTTTTACCAAATACAGGAGTTATAAATACATCAGGAGCTCCTTCGTTTAAAAGCCTTTCAACAGCGTATGCCAGGACTTCTGAAGAAATATCGTCGATATTAGTTTCTAAAATTACTGTTTTTTCAATTATTTTTTCATCCGTTTTTCCTTCAACAAGCCTTAAAACATTTGGAACATTTTCCATTCTTTTGGTTCCTGCACCATATCCTGTTTTTAAAAGAACTATTTCAGGATATGAATCCGTAAATTCATCTGTAACGTTTGAAAGTATTGCAGCTCCAGTGGGGGTCAATAATTCAAAATCGGAATCTACTTTTGAACATTTTATTTCGTGTTTACATAAAATTTCAAGCGTTGCAGGTGCTGGGCTTGGAATAATCCCGTGATCCATAGATATTCTTCCATTTCCAAGTGCAGGCGGTGTTGAATAAATTTTTCCATCTAAAAATCCATTTTTTTCTAAAATTAATATCGGTAAGACTATGTCAAAAACTGAATCTAATGAAGATATCTCGTGTAAATGAAAATGATCCCCGTGAAGCTTTTGTTCAGCTTCAATTAAATCTTTTATAATATTTTCACAGATTTTAACTCCTTTTTCCGACATTAGATTTTTAGAAGTATTTATGATAATTTCTTTTAATTCGTCGGGATTTTTTATTCGTTCTTCGTCGATTTCAATTTTTAACTGCTTTGCAGAAATTCCATTTACTTTTTCATCCATTAATACTGCATTAAATGAGTTGCAACTGTTTAATTTTTCTAATTCTGCGATTACGTCGTCCATTAAATCGTAAGAATTTGTAAGTGCAAGCAAAGATGAAACAAACATATCTCCAGACATCCCTGCAATTTTTGGGTCGATTACTAAAACTTTTGTCATTGTATCACAAGATATTGGTGTTAAACTAACCTATGTTTATGTTAAAATTTAAATATTTTTAAAAAAACTGAGTTTTCAAAACAAAAAAATTAAATTCTATTCCATCTAAACTTGGATGCAACAATTAAAAAATAGCTTTGAAATTACTGATAATTATTTTGAAATTTTAAGTTTTGATACTTTGATAAGTTATATATATTTGTAAAATATATCGAAGAGGACATTCCAAGAAATTCCAAAATATAATTGTGATAATATGTACATATTTAAGATTGCATACGATGGAAAATTAAGCTTTCAAACACAGCCTCACGGAGAAACAGTCTGTGACAGAATTTCAGATGCACTTTTAGACTGTGGATATTTAGATAACAAGGATAGAGTTCCATTGTATCATGGTGGAAGAACTGATCGAGGAGTATCTGCACTTGGAAATTACGTAGTGTATGAAATGGACAAAAAACCGGTGCTTCCAAGAGTTCAGTCTAAACTTAAATGGGACGGAATATGGGTTTTGGGATGTAAAGAGATTGAAATTTTTCCGGAAATTGAATACAGACACTACCAGTATACTTTACCAAATAAAAATCATGATGTCGAACTAATGAAAAAGGCATCTGAAAAACTAATCGGAACACATTACTTCCAGAATTTATCAAAAAGGGATAAAACAAAAGTAAAAGATCCAGTCAGGACGCTTTACGACATTAAAATATCTTCAAATGATTATTTCATCACAATTGATATATTTGGAGAGAGTTTTCTCTGGAATATGGTTAGAAGAATTATAAGGCTCCTTTCAGATGTTGGAAAACATAAATTTGAGAATCCTGAAAAATTTATCGAACTAATTTTATCAGAAGACTACAAAAAAGGCTATCCTCCATCCCCTGCCGAAGGTTTAATACTTGTTGACGTCAAAACTAATATTGACATTGATTTGGATAGTTATGTCATTAGAAACTTAAAAAATAGCTGGGAAAAATCCCTGAATAACAGTTTGATGAGACTTGGACTCTGTAAAACCGTTTTATCGAAAACCTGAAAAGAGTGATATTGTGAAGTACATCTCCTCAATAAGTGTCGACATATCTTCAAACGATGTCGAAACTAGCGAAGTTGTTAATGAAAAATTAGAACGAGAACTCCAGTTAGAAATGTCAAAAATTGGAGTAAAATCCACAATTACAAACGTTACTGGAGACGATATTGTAATTTCATCATTTGTTTCTGAAGATAAAATTGAAGAAGTTAACAACATCGTGTTTAAATTACTTTACAAACACGCTGAAGGTTTTGAAGATTTAAATGGGGTTTCTAATGATCCAGAAACTGCTGGAGAAGGTGTTTCATATGCACTTTCTAAAACACCTTCGGAATATGGAGATTCGATTATTATTGGATTTGATACATATTGCGGGGAATCTTTTGTAAATGAAGCAGCATTATTTGTTGAAGAAATTGGAAAAAAATTTGGATATGATTCTTCGTCAAGCGTTTCAGACACACCTACAAAAATTCCAGGAATTGGATATTCTGGAGTATCTACGGATGACCCTGTCGTGGTAATCACTCTTGAAAATGTGAAAGACTTGAAAAAAATTACAGGTATGATTTATGGGGGCCTTTTGGGATTTGAAAACGTTTACTTTGTTAAAAGGGGATCTCCAACAAATATACTACCGCCTGGAGTAATTTATACAATGACTGCCTTTTTAAACGGAAATGCTATCGATCTCTATGATGGAATAAAAAGAAAAAATAACCTGCTATAAATGAAAAAAAGTTGAAAATATGGACGTACAATTTATAATACTGGCATTTACATCATTATTTTCCATATTAAACCCATTTGGAGTAATTCCAACTTACTTAGTCCTTACTAGCCAGTACTCCAAAGTTGAGAAAATAAAAATCATACGTAAATCTATGCTTGCCGCATTTGCACTTCTAATGATGTTT
Encoded proteins:
- the larC gene encoding nickel pincer cofactor biosynthesis protein LarC, with protein sequence MTKVLVIDPKIAGMSGDMFVSSLLALTNSYDLMDDVIAELEKLNSCNSFNAVLMDEKVNGISAKQLKIEIDEERIKNPDELKEIIINTSKNLMSEKGVKICENIIKDLIEAEQKLHGDHFHLHEISSLDSVFDIVLPILILEKNGFLDGKIYSTPPALGNGRISMDHGIIPSPAPATLEILCKHEIKCSKVDSDFELLTPTGAAILSNVTDEFTDSYPEIVLLKTGYGAGTKRMENVPNVLRLVEGKTDEKIIEKTVILETNIDDISSEVLAYAVERLLNEGAPDVFITPVFGKKNRPSSMISVICPYHVHEKFAKILIEETGTLGVRINHYDKIRAKRRMEKLNLDINGINFEFDVKISNLNGEIVNIKPEFEDLKKIAKKLNIPLRDVLRNANNKINEKYGF
- the truA gene encoding tRNA pseudouridine(38-40) synthase TruA, coding for MYIFKIAYDGKLSFQTQPHGETVCDRISDALLDCGYLDNKDRVPLYHGGRTDRGVSALGNYVVYEMDKKPVLPRVQSKLKWDGIWVLGCKEIEIFPEIEYRHYQYTLPNKNHDVELMKKASEKLIGTHYFQNLSKRDKTKVKDPVRTLYDIKISSNDYFITIDIFGESFLWNMVRRIIRLLSDVGKHKFENPEKFIELILSEDYKKGYPPSPAEGLILVDVKTNIDIDLDSYVIRNLKNSWEKSLNNSLMRLGLCKTVLSKT